Genomic DNA from Nitrosospira lacus:
GAATCCGGGGGCGATCCCCCTGGATTCGAGTTTTCGGAATCAAATTCTTTGTAATCCGATTTCGACTGAAGTCCGATTACAAAGATAACATCGAATCGAATAAACCCCGGCCGGATCGCCGGCATGTGTCCAGCAGCGTGGTGAATGGGATCATAACGAGTACAGGCGGGAGATAAGCATGGGTATATCCGCACCGGGCGTTGGCTCGAATCTGGATGTCAATGGCATTGTCAGCCAGTTGATGGCGGTCGAACGGCAGCCGCTTGCGTTGCTGGCGAAACGTGAAGCCGATTATCAGGCAAAGTTGTCCGCATACGGCACGCTGAAGGGCGCACTGGCATCGTTCCAGACAGTGATGAAAGGAATGGCTGATGGGTCCAGGTTTCAAGCGCTCACAGCCAGCGCGGCGGATACTTCCGTATTGACCGCCACGGCCAACGCCAGCGCCAAGGCAGTACCGGGCAGTTATTCAATAGAGGTGGAGCAACTGGCGCAACAGCAGAAAATCCGTTCCGACGGTTTTGCCAGTACCGCCAGCGTGGTGGGCAGCGGCACACTGACGATTCAGTATGGGAGTTACGACAGCGGGACCAACAGCTTTACCCTGAACAGCGCAAAACCGGCACAAACAGTGACTATCGATCCGTCCAACAATACGCTTGCCGGCGTGCGCGATGCGATCAATACCGCCAATATCGGTGTCAGTGCAACGATCATCAATGATGGCACCAGTAACAGGCTGGTGCTGACCTCCAAGGATACCGGTGCCGCCAGCAGCGTCAAAATCACCACCGCCGACAACGATGGGACCCACCTGGACACGGCCGGGTTATCCCGGCTCGCCTTCGACCCGGCGGCCGCCGCTGGTGCCGGCAAGAATCTGACCGAGGTACAGGCTGCGCAGGATGCCAAGCTTGAAATCGACGGAATAACCATCAGCAAGGGTTCGAATACGATTACCGATGCGATTGAAGGAGTGACGCTCAACCTGCTCAAGAGTAATCTCAACGCCCCCACCACTCTTGCCGTGGCGCGTGACAGCGCCGGCGTGAAGGCGGCGGTGGAGGCCTTCGTCAAGTCTTACAACAGCATCAACCAAACGCTGGCGGACCTCAGTTCCTACAACGCGGCGGCAAAAAAGGGTGGCATATTGCAGGGCGATTCGGCAGCGTTGTCGATTCAGACTCATATTCGCGCCACGCTATCAGCTGCGGTGGGCGGCGCAGGC
This window encodes:
- the fliD gene encoding flagellar filament capping protein FliD, with the protein product MGISAPGVGSNLDVNGIVSQLMAVERQPLALLAKREADYQAKLSAYGTLKGALASFQTVMKGMADGSRFQALTASAADTSVLTATANASAKAVPGSYSIEVEQLAQQQKIRSDGFASTASVVGSGTLTIQYGSYDSGTNSFTLNSAKPAQTVTIDPSNNTLAGVRDAINTANIGVSATIINDGTSNRLVLTSKDTGAASSVKITTADNDGTHLDTAGLSRLAFDPAAAAGAGKNLTEVQAAQDAKLEIDGITISKGSNTITDAIEGVTLNLLKSNLNAPTTLAVARDSAGVKAAVEAFVKSYNSINQTLADLSSYNAAAKKGGILQGDSAALSIQTHIRATLSAAVGGAGGGIDSLSQIGVAFQKDGSLALDSTKLQAALDNGFDGIAGLFAVRGTPTDSLISYSGATGKTAVGDYAVAVTQLAARGNLTGSQPAGLSIIAGVNDQLDINVDGMAVSVTLAAGTYASADTLAAEVQSKLNGTASLMGAGGSTVVSQAAGILSIMSARYGSASSVTITGGSAATGLLGASPASTAGVDVAGTVNGVAATGSGQTLAAAPGGVSEGLRIAINGGALGARGTVSFSRGYADQLNTLVGDLLTSDGIIASRTDGINASIKDIDRRQDDFTRRLEGIEARYRAQFTALDTMLSSLNQTSQFFQQQLASLQKNNS